Proteins found in one Flavobacterium channae genomic segment:
- a CDS encoding endonuclease MutS2, with amino-acid sequence MISITEKTLQDLEFNTILETIASRCNTDIGEAKAMEITPFKNKEELLINLKQTSEYLSSFSNNNAIPNHGFENINYELKFLAIEDSFLEVGSFKKIANLSETAITMIQFLKKFEDYYPNLYQKASQIDVVKLIIQRIDEVVDKFGIIKDNASPDLVDIRRSINVVRGKINQSFGMALSQYNSLGYLDDIKETVVENRRVLAVLAMYRRKVKGAILGSSKTGSIAYIEPEAAQRYSRELNNLEYEEREEIMRILKRLTNEIRPFTETIAAYQDFLSDIDVIAAKAKYANKINGILPNIIEEKRLFFREAFHPILYLNNKEKKAVTYPQTIELHNKSRIIVISGPNAGGKTISLKTVGLLQLMLQSGILIPVHERSETFLFDRILTDIGDNQSIENHLSTYSYRLKNMNYFLKKCNAKTLFLIDEFGTGSDPELGGALAETFLEEFYAREAFGIITTHYSNLKILANELPYASNANMMFDEKSLEPMYKLILGQAGSSFTFEVAQKNGIPYGLINRAKKKIEGGKVRFDKTIATLQKERSKLEKTSLTLKEEESKAREESKKMENINAKIQDKLERYQELYDANQRLIYIGQKIDDISESYFNNKDKKTLIGEFLKMVEIENSKRKKLTAKEKKVKEVIQKKVEEEVKVKVEEIRAVKKEKKIKAKIEEENKPKVILKVGDRVRMKDGKAIGTIDTIEKTKATVNYGIFTSKVSLDQLEYVQPI; translated from the coding sequence ATGATTTCGATTACAGAAAAAACGCTACAAGATTTAGAATTTAATACGATTTTAGAAACCATTGCTAGTCGCTGCAACACCGATATTGGAGAAGCTAAAGCAATGGAAATAACTCCGTTTAAAAATAAAGAAGAATTGCTAATTAACTTAAAGCAAACTTCCGAATATTTATCCTCATTTTCCAATAATAACGCCATTCCAAATCACGGATTTGAGAATATCAACTACGAATTAAAATTCTTAGCTATCGAAGATAGTTTTCTTGAAGTGGGTAGTTTCAAAAAAATTGCGAACCTTTCGGAAACGGCGATAACAATGATTCAATTTTTAAAGAAATTTGAAGATTATTATCCCAATCTATATCAAAAAGCATCGCAAATTGATGTTGTAAAACTCATTATCCAACGCATTGATGAAGTGGTTGATAAATTTGGAATCATCAAAGACAATGCTTCGCCTGATTTAGTGGATATTCGACGAAGTATTAATGTGGTACGAGGTAAAATCAACCAAAGTTTTGGTATGGCATTGAGCCAATATAATTCGTTAGGTTATTTAGATGACATTAAAGAAACAGTAGTTGAAAATCGTAGAGTTTTAGCTGTTTTAGCGATGTATCGAAGAAAAGTAAAAGGTGCTATTTTAGGAAGTTCTAAAACAGGAAGTATTGCCTATATTGAACCAGAAGCAGCCCAACGTTATTCGCGTGAATTAAACAATTTAGAATATGAAGAGCGTGAAGAAATCATGCGAATTTTAAAGCGTTTGACTAATGAAATCCGTCCGTTTACGGAAACAATAGCAGCTTATCAAGACTTTTTAAGTGATATTGATGTTATTGCTGCGAAAGCCAAATATGCTAACAAAATCAATGGAATCCTTCCCAATATCATCGAAGAAAAACGATTATTTTTTAGAGAAGCCTTCCATCCTATTTTGTATTTAAACAATAAAGAAAAGAAAGCGGTTACCTATCCGCAAACCATCGAATTACATAATAAAAGTCGTATTATAGTGATTTCGGGACCAAATGCGGGAGGAAAAACGATTTCATTAAAAACCGTTGGATTACTTCAATTAATGTTACAAAGCGGGATATTAATTCCGGTTCATGAGCGTAGTGAAACGTTTTTATTCGATAGAATTTTAACAGATATTGGCGACAATCAATCTATTGAAAATCACTTAAGTACTTACAGCTACCGATTGAAGAATATGAATTACTTCTTGAAGAAATGTAATGCAAAAACCTTATTTTTAATCGATGAATTTGGAACAGGCTCTGACCCCGAATTAGGAGGTGCTTTAGCTGAAACTTTCTTGGAAGAATTTTATGCTCGAGAAGCTTTCGGAATTATAACAACACATTACAGCAACTTAAAAATATTAGCTAACGAACTGCCTTATGCTTCTAATGCTAATATGATGTTCGATGAAAAATCGCTAGAACCAATGTACAAACTAATTTTAGGTCAAGCTGGTAGTTCTTTTACGTTTGAAGTTGCTCAGAAAAATGGTATTCCATACGGATTAATTAATCGTGCTAAAAAGAAAATTGAGGGTGGAAAAGTTCGTTTTGATAAAACCATTGCTACACTTCAAAAAGAACGTTCAAAACTTGAAAAAACCTCTCTTACTTTAAAAGAAGAAGAAAGTAAAGCACGTGAAGAAAGCAAGAAAATGGAGAACATAAATGCTAAAATTCAAGATAAATTAGAGCGTTATCAAGAACTGTATGATGCTAACCAACGTTTGATTTACATTGGTCAAAAGATTGATGATATTTCGGAGAGTTACTTTAACAACAAAGACAAAAAGACTTTAATTGGTGAGTTTTTAAAAATGGTTGAAATTGAAAATTCAAAACGTAAAAAGCTTACTGCAAAAGAGAAAAAAGTAAAAGAAGTCATTCAGAAAAAAGTCGAAGAAGAAGTAAAAGTCAAAGTCGAAGAAATTAGAGCGGTAAAAAAAGAAAAGAAAATTAAAGCTAAAATTGAAGAAGAAAACAAACCAAAAGTCATTCTAAAAGTTGGTGATCGTGTGCGCATGAAAGACGGAAAAGCTATTGGTACAATTGATACAATTGAAAAAACAAAAGCAACTGTAAATTATGGTATTTTCACTTCTAAAGTTAGTTTAGATCAATTGGAATATGTACAACCAATATAA
- a CDS encoding arginine decarboxylase gives MNTKYYDLINQTFYFPQEEFTLNKDELQFHGIDLMKLVEEYGTPLKFTYLPKISQNINRAKMWFRNSMEKHGYEAKYFYCYCTKSSHFEFILNEALKNNIHIETSSAFDINIVENLMEQGKINKNTFVVCNGFKRAQYVENIARLINNGHKNTIPVIDNFEELDLLQEQIDGRFKIGIRIAAEEEPKFEFYTSRLGIGYKDIVPFYRKQIQDNKKVELKMLHFFINAGIRDTAYYWNELLKCMKVYIALKKECPTLDSLNIGGGFPIKNSLAFDYDYQYMVDEILNQIKIACDDAEVDVPHIFTEFGSFTVGEAGGALYQVLYQKKQNDRENWNMIDSSFITTLPDTWAINKRFVMMAVNRWNDTYERVLLGGLTCDGDDYYNSEQHMNAVYLPKYNKEKPLYIGFFNTGAYQETIGGFGGLSHCILPQPKHILIDKDKNGIIATEVFSEQQKAEDVLEILGYNKKKEQ, from the coding sequence ATGAACACTAAATATTACGACTTAATTAATCAGACTTTTTATTTTCCTCAAGAAGAATTCACATTAAACAAAGATGAACTTCAGTTTCATGGTATTGATTTAATGAAATTAGTTGAAGAATATGGAACTCCTTTAAAATTCACCTACTTACCTAAAATTTCTCAAAATATCAATCGTGCTAAAATGTGGTTCCGTAATTCTATGGAAAAACACGGTTATGAAGCTAAATACTTCTACTGCTACTGTACAAAAAGTTCGCATTTTGAATTCATTTTAAACGAAGCTTTAAAAAACAACATTCATATTGAGACTTCATCTGCTTTTGATATTAATATTGTAGAAAACTTAATGGAGCAAGGAAAAATCAACAAAAACACATTTGTTGTTTGTAACGGTTTTAAAAGAGCTCAATATGTTGAAAACATTGCACGATTAATTAATAATGGACATAAAAACACAATTCCGGTTATTGATAATTTCGAAGAATTAGACTTATTACAAGAACAAATCGACGGAAGATTCAAAATTGGAATTAGAATTGCTGCCGAAGAAGAGCCTAAATTTGAGTTTTATACTTCTCGTTTAGGAATTGGTTATAAAGACATCGTACCATTCTACAGAAAACAAATACAAGACAATAAAAAAGTAGAACTTAAAATGTTACACTTTTTTATTAACGCTGGAATTCGAGATACAGCCTACTATTGGAATGAATTATTAAAATGTATGAAAGTATACATTGCTTTAAAAAAGGAATGTCCTACATTAGATAGTTTGAATATTGGTGGTGGTTTCCCTATAAAAAATTCATTAGCATTTGATTACGACTATCAATATATGGTAGACGAAATTTTAAATCAAATCAAAATTGCTTGTGACGATGCAGAAGTAGATGTTCCTCATATTTTTACTGAGTTTGGTTCGTTTACTGTAGGAGAAGCAGGTGGTGCTTTATATCAAGTATTGTATCAGAAAAAGCAAAATGACAGAGAAAACTGGAACATGATTGACTCTTCATTTATCACTACTTTACCAGATACTTGGGCAATCAACAAACGATTCGTAATGATGGCCGTTAACCGATGGAATGATACTTACGAAAGGGTGCTTTTAGGTGGACTCACTTGTGATGGTGACGATTATTACAACTCAGAACAACACATGAATGCGGTATATTTACCAAAATACAATAAAGAAAAACCTTTATACATAGGCTTCTTTAACACTGGAGCTTATCAAGAAACAATTGGTGGTTTTGGAGGATTAAGTCACTGTATTTTACCACAACCAAAGCATATTTTAATTGATAAGGACAAAAACGGAATTATTGCAACAGAAGTCTTTTCTGAGCAACAAAAAGCCGAAGACGTTTTAGAAATTTTAGGATACAACAAAAAGAAAGAACAATAA
- a CDS encoding thiol-disulfide oxidoreductase DCC family protein: MEIQDLPLDKKIILFDGVCNLCDTSVQYVIKHDKKDVFRFVSLQSELGHKILKHIGINPIHTDSIVLYEPGISYYYKSTAALQIAKGLSGIFTLATVFTILPTGIRDFVYDYVAKNRYKWYGKKDACMIPTTELKAKFLE, encoded by the coding sequence ATGGAAATACAAGATTTACCTTTAGATAAAAAGATAATATTGTTTGATGGCGTTTGCAATTTATGCGATACTTCAGTTCAATATGTCATAAAACATGATAAAAAAGATGTTTTCAGATTTGTATCATTACAGTCAGAATTAGGACATAAAATTTTAAAACATATTGGAATTAATCCTATTCATACGGATAGTATCGTGTTGTATGAACCTGGAATTTCCTATTATTACAAATCAACAGCTGCTTTGCAAATTGCAAAAGGATTGAGTGGTATTTTTACTTTAGCAACTGTTTTTACGATATTACCGACGGGAATAAGAGATTTCGTTTACGATTATGTAGCAAAAAATCGCTACAAATGGTATGGTAAAAAAGACGCTTGCATGATTCCAACAACTGAATTAAAAGCTAAATTTCTCGAATAA
- a CDS encoding T9SS type A sorting domain-containing protein, with product MKKTLLLFTLFSAFSFAQVNVNITGPITFGGASFGMLYDAGDLQGTLTSVTITATLTASVNETYADDLTIAVADGNSLSTANFLFQGGGYSNFGAPDRQSWPNGGSDVVGTVVSGTITLASGIDFTANPAYAIFLGNGYADAQTPTNSGTWSNISITLNGVTETPASASDFNSNSFTIYPNPVSNVLNISNSNNFDVKGISITDINGRVVKNQTGSLTQVNVADLNAGVYFVTIEASEGKTTKKFIKQ from the coding sequence ATGAAAAAAACTTTACTTTTATTTACTTTATTTTCTGCATTTTCATTTGCTCAAGTAAATGTTAACATAACTGGTCCAATTACATTTGGTGGTGCCTCTTTTGGAATGTTATATGATGCAGGAGATTTACAAGGTACCTTAACTAGTGTAACAATTACAGCAACATTAACAGCATCTGTAAATGAAACTTATGCAGATGATTTAACAATTGCTGTTGCAGATGGAAATTCATTATCAACTGCAAACTTTCTTTTTCAAGGTGGAGGATATTCTAATTTTGGAGCTCCAGATCGTCAATCTTGGCCAAATGGCGGTTCAGATGTTGTTGGAACTGTTGTATCAGGAACTATAACTTTAGCTTCAGGAATTGATTTTACAGCTAACCCAGCTTATGCAATTTTTTTAGGTAATGGTTATGCAGATGCTCAAACTCCTACGAATTCTGGAACTTGGAGCAATATTTCAATTACATTAAATGGTGTTACTGAAACACCTGCTTCTGCGAGTGACTTTAATTCAAACTCATTTACAATTTATCCTAACCCAGTATCTAATGTTTTAAATATCTCTAATTCAAATAATTTTGATGTTAAAGGTATTTCTATAACAGATATCAATGGTAGAGTAGTTAAAAATCAAACAGGTTCATTAACTCAAGTTAATGTAGCTGATTTAAATGCAGGAGTTTATTTTGTAACTATCGAAGCTTCTGAAGGAAAAACAACTAAGAAATTCATCAAACAATAA
- a CDS encoding proline dehydrogenase family protein, with protein MNTLFNNTEVAFALKSDTELERAYFLFKLIDSQPLVRIGTAVTNFALKAHLPVEGLIRSTVFDHFCGGVNEDDCLRVVDKMFTKGVSSVLDYSVEGKEEEEQFEAALAMTLKTIEFAKEREAIPFAVFKPTGFGRLSLYEKVGEKAILTNDEQAEWDRVVARFDKACKLAFDKDVLLLIDAEESWMQDAADAIVADMMRKYNKQKAIVFNTLQMYRWDRLDYLKGLHEQAKNEGFYIGMKLVRGAYMEKENDRAAERGLKSPICVSKEATDVNYNAAVVYMVENIDKMAIFAGTHNEESSYKLMQLMEEKGIAKNDKRIFFGQLLGMSDNISFNLAANSYNVAKYLPFGPVRDVMPYLIRRAEENTSVAGQTSRELTLIKKEKERRKL; from the coding sequence ATGAACACTTTATTTAACAATACAGAAGTTGCTTTTGCCTTGAAAAGTGACACCGAATTAGAAAGAGCTTATTTTTTATTCAAATTAATCGATAGTCAGCCATTAGTTAGAATCGGTACCGCAGTTACAAATTTTGCTTTAAAAGCCCATTTACCTGTTGAAGGATTAATTCGTTCTACCGTATTTGATCACTTTTGTGGTGGTGTTAATGAAGATGATTGTCTTCGTGTAGTGGATAAAATGTTTACAAAAGGAGTTTCTTCTGTATTGGATTATTCGGTTGAAGGAAAAGAAGAAGAAGAGCAATTTGAAGCAGCTTTGGCAATGACATTAAAAACAATTGAGTTTGCTAAAGAGCGCGAAGCTATTCCGTTTGCGGTATTTAAACCAACAGGTTTTGGACGTTTGAGTTTGTATGAAAAAGTAGGTGAGAAAGCTATCTTAACTAATGATGAACAAGCAGAATGGGATAGAGTAGTAGCACGTTTTGATAAAGCTTGTAAATTAGCATTTGATAAAGATGTTTTATTGTTAATTGACGCGGAAGAAAGTTGGATGCAAGATGCAGCTGATGCTATTGTGGCTGATATGATGCGAAAATACAACAAACAAAAAGCTATTGTTTTTAATACTTTGCAAATGTATCGTTGGGATCGTTTGGATTATTTGAAAGGTTTGCATGAGCAAGCAAAAAATGAAGGTTTTTATATTGGAATGAAATTGGTTCGTGGGGCTTACATGGAAAAAGAAAATGATAGAGCAGCAGAGCGTGGATTAAAATCTCCAATATGTGTTTCGAAAGAAGCAACAGATGTTAATTATAATGCTGCCGTGGTATATATGGTTGAAAATATAGACAAAATGGCAATTTTTGCTGGAACCCATAATGAAGAAAGTTCGTATAAGTTAATGCAATTAATGGAAGAAAAAGGAATTGCTAAAAATGACAAACGTATTTTCTTTGGTCAATTATTAGGAATGAGCGATAATATTAGTTTTAATTTGGCTGCTAATAGTTATAATGTTGCTAAATATTTACCATTTGGTCCTGTAAGAGATGTTATGCCATATTTAATAAGAAGAGCGGAAGAGAATACTTCGGTTGCAGGACAGACAAGTAGAGAGTTAACATTGATTAAAAAAGAAAAGGAGAGAAGAAAATTATAA
- the aroB gene encoding 3-dehydroquinate synthase has translation MQTIQATNYSVYFNETGYEKLASFLTTSSYSKIFILVDENTSQYCLPHLLNNLATEIEIEIIELEVGEIHKNIQTCTEVWSALSELGGDRKSILINLGGGVISDLGGFVACTFKRGIDFINIPTTLLSMVDASIGGKNGIDLGNLKNQIGIIREPKAVIVDTEFLASLPQNEMRSGLAEMLKHGLIFDKAYWDKFKNLTDLNTDDLNELIHQSIQIKNTIVCEDLSENGIRKALNFGHTLGHAIESYFLENEEKQSLLHGEAIAVGMILESYISKEKNLISNEEYHEIKYIINDIFERVEFNQEDINQIIELLIYDKKNEFGKVQFALLDGIGKIKINQEADNDLIFKAFEDYTI, from the coding sequence ATGCAAACTATTCAAGCAACTAATTATTCTGTATATTTTAATGAAACTGGCTACGAAAAATTAGCTTCGTTTTTAACAACTTCTTCCTATTCTAAAATTTTCATTTTGGTAGATGAAAACACGTCTCAATACTGTTTACCTCATTTATTAAATAATTTGGCTACTGAAATTGAAATTGAAATTATTGAATTAGAAGTTGGAGAAATTCACAAAAACATTCAAACATGTACTGAAGTTTGGTCGGCGTTGTCTGAATTAGGAGGTGATCGTAAAAGCATTCTAATAAATTTAGGTGGTGGTGTAATTTCTGATTTAGGTGGATTTGTCGCTTGTACATTTAAAAGAGGAATAGATTTTATAAATATTCCTACCACATTGTTATCTATGGTTGATGCTTCAATTGGTGGTAAAAATGGAATTGATTTAGGTAACCTAAAAAACCAAATCGGAATCATTAGAGAACCAAAAGCAGTAATTGTTGATACAGAATTTTTAGCTTCTTTACCACAAAACGAAATGCGTTCTGGTTTGGCAGAAATGTTAAAACATGGTTTAATTTTTGATAAAGCATATTGGGATAAATTTAAAAATTTAACTGACTTGAATACAGATGATTTAAATGAGTTAATTCATCAATCAATTCAAATAAAAAACACCATTGTTTGCGAAGATTTATCTGAAAATGGCATTAGAAAAGCACTGAATTTTGGTCACACTCTTGGACATGCAATTGAGAGTTATTTTTTAGAAAACGAAGAAAAACAAAGTTTACTTCACGGTGAAGCAATTGCTGTTGGAATGATATTGGAAAGTTATATTTCTAAAGAAAAAAATCTCATTTCAAACGAAGAATATCATGAAATAAAATACATTATCAATGATATTTTTGAGCGTGTTGAATTTAATCAAGAAGACATCAATCAAATCATAGAGTTATTAATTTACGACAAGAAAAATGAATTTGGAAAAGTTCAATTTGCTTTGCTTGATGGAATTGGAAAAATAAAAATCAATCAAGAAGCTGATAATGATTTGATTTTTAAAGCTTTTGAAGATTACACGATTTAA